The proteins below are encoded in one region of Vulpes lagopus strain Blue_001 chromosome 10, ASM1834538v1, whole genome shotgun sequence:
- the TNFRSF9 gene encoding tumor necrosis factor receptor superfamily member 9: protein MQDFTMGSGYYNIVATVLLVMNFERTRSMQDSCSKCPAGTFCGKNKSQICIPCPPNSFSSTSGQKACDICRQCEGVFRTKKVCSSISNAECECISGFHCLGAGCTMCEQDCKQGQELTKQGCKDCRFGTFNDQKHGICQPWTNCSLDGKSVLVNGTKESDAVCGPASAGLSPGHTSQIIIFFLALMSVAVLFLVFFLILHFSVIKHGRKKLLYLFKQPFMRPVQTAQEEDACSCRFPEEEEGECDL from the exons ATGCAAGATTTCACCATGGGCAGTGGCTATTACAACATAGTGGCTACCGTGTTGTTGGTcatgaattttgagaggacaaGATCCATGCAGGATTCCTGTAGTAAATGCCCAGCTG GTACTTTCTGTGggaaaaacaagagtcagatctGCATTCCTTGTCCTCCAAATAGTTTCTCCAGCACCAGTGGACAAAAGGCCTGTGACATTTGCAGGCAGTGTGAAG GTGTTTTCAGGACCAAGAAGGTGTGTTCCTCCATCAGCAATGCAGAGTGTGAGTGCATCTCAGGATTCCACTGCTTGGGGGCAGGATGTACTATGTGTGAACAGGATTGTAAACAAGGTCAAGAATTAACCAAACAGG GTTGTAAAGACTGCCGCTTTGGGACATTTAATGATCAGAAACATGGCATCTGTCAACCCTGGACAAA CTGTTCTTTGGATGGCAAGTCTGTACTTGTGAATGGGACGAAGGAAAGTGATGCAGTATGTGGACCAGCCTCAGCTGGCCTCTCTCCAG GTCATACCTCCCAGATCATCATCTTCTTTCTCGCACTGATGTCAGTTGCCGTGCTGTTCCTGGTGTTCTTTCTCATCCTCCATTTCTCTGTCATTAAACATGGCAGAAAGAAACTCCTGTATTTATTCAAACAAC CATTTATGAGACCAGTACAAACTGCCCAAGAGGAAGATGCCTGTAGTTGCCGatttccagaagaagaagaaggagaatgtGACCTGTAA